From the Paenibacillus sp. R14(2021) genome, the window AGCCAATTACATAGGAACGGTCAGTCGCTGCCGAGGGCGTTCTCTGGAGTGGTGTGATAATCGGCCTTCAGCAGCAGCAGCGGAACGAGCTCTGTTCCCGATGGGTATCCGCCTGATCGCACTAATCCTGCATCGGCATTCAGTGTCTTCTCATTGAACTAACGGCAGTCACCTTTAATAGAAATTAACTATAACATAGATAGGACTTATATATTTTATATATAAGAATGCTTGAGTTACAATGAATTTACCAACTATTAGGGGATGATGTCATGAATTCAATTCATGTCTGGCAAACGGAACTCTACGATAAGAAAATGGATTATGTTTCTGAATTTGGTAAAGATGTGGTCGAAGTCTTAAGCCCAAAGAAGGGGGAGAGAATCTTTGATCTGGGTTGCGGCACAGGCGATTTGGCCTATCAGATATCGATAGCTGGTGCAACAGTTACAGGCATGGATTTATCCTCTCAGATGATTGACACCGCAAAGAAGAAATACCCTGAAATCAACTTTTATGTGGGCGACGCTGAGAGCTTCAAACTTGATCAACAAGTGGATGCGGTATTCTCAAACGCAGCCTTACACTGGATGAAGGAACCTAAACTGGTTATTAAATGCGTATGGGATGCATTAAAAACAGGCGGGAGGTTTGTCGCTGAATTTGGTGGTCAAGGCAATGTTGAGAAAGTAATTAAAGCAACGAGCCAAGTGCTTGATAGAGATTGTGGAATCGACGCATCAAGCTTGAACCCCTGGTACTTCCCAAGCCTTGCCCAGTACAGCACACTGCTAGAGCAACAAGGCTTTCGGGTTACTTATGCCGTTCATTTCAGTAGACCGACAAAGATGACAGATGGCGAAAATGGATTGAATATATGGCTAATGGGGTCGGCTGACGACTTCTTTAAAGGATTATCAATTCACGAAAAGAAGAAAGCAATTAATAAGATCGCAGCGGAAGCTAGTAAAGAGTTATTCAAAGATGGGGCTTGGTATATAGATTACAAGCGGCTTAGGGTTATGGCAATTAAAATTTAATTGAGCTCTCTCGGCACGATTTAGTTTTCTCGCGAATATTCGCTTATTCGCAGGATTTCGTGTATGCTGCAGGCCGTTACCTATGCCACAGGATGTGGCGGTCATGTCTGTGAGATCAAATGGATGCTGAATGGAGGATTTTAGGTGTTTGTTGAATGGTACATTATTTTCGGATCAATAGCGCAGTGTGTTCGTGTTCGATATGTATTGTTGAGATAACGCGCAAATCGAGATATACGTTTGGGAGGGCATCGGCATGGACAAGAACTCTGTATATAAAATAAACAGCTACTATTGGGATACAAAAGGAAATGACTTCTTAAGGGCAATCGTGCTCCCTTTTTATGGAGCATTTGTCTCAGAAGAGAAATGCCAGCTATTTGGCGATGTCTCAGGGAAAAAGATGCTGGAGATAGGCTGTGGAAACGGTCAATCCTTGCAATATCAGGGGGAACGCAAAGCATCTGAACTATGGGCTGTGGATATATCAGAAAAACAAATCGAAAAGGCCACGCAACATTTGAAGGCATGCGGTCTTTCAGCAAATTTGATCTGTTCTCCCATGGAAGAAGAATGTGGCATACCCGTGGATTATTTTGACTTTGTTTATTCGATTTATGCCATAGGCTGGACCACCGACCTTGAGGGTACTTTTTGCCGGATCGCTTCTTACCTTAAAAAAGACGGTGTATTTATTTTCAGTTGGTCTCACCCTATACACAAATGTGTTGTTACAGAAGATAATAGGCTTGCTTTTAAAAAAAATTATTTCGATGAATCTTGGTATTCGGTATCTCTTGATGAAGGTGAGCTAACATTATCGGACCGTAAACTATCAACCTATGTGAATGCGTTGGCAAAAGCGGGATTTGTAATTGAGCAAATGATTGAGCAATCTGATGATGAAATTATGCAATCGCGGGACGATAACAGCGATTTTGCAAAAAAAGCAAAGATGCTTCCTGTAACTTTTGTAGTGAAAGCAAGAAAACTATAGTTCACGTTAGCTAGATGGAAATAAATTGAAACTTTAAAGCCGATTCTTCATTTACAACTCCGTTCAAAAAAAACAAAGCCCTGATTAAGGGGCCTTGTTCTCTGTTTCTTAGGGCAATAATTAGTCCTCGTCTTCGTTACCATGGTTTTCATGGCCGTGATTTTCATGTTGACCGTGACCGCCGTCATGTACATCGTTATCATCTTCGTCCTCTTGCTTGCCGTCATGGTGGTCATCGTCCCGGTCACCGCGAGCGAATTTCTTTTCCTGCTTCTGCTTTGCGTGCTGTTCTTTATGAGCTTTTTGCCAAGCTTCTTGCAGCGCTTTTTTCTTAGCGATTAGCGCTTTTTTCTGCTCTTTTTGCGTTAGCTGCTCTTTATTTGCGAGTTGTTCCTTCTGGTCATCTTGATCTTTTTGCACGTTTTGAACGTTAGCATTGACGTCGTCATCATCTTTTTCTTGTTCATATTTCAACACTTCATGTCGATTCGTCAATTTGATTTCGATTTTGATTTCCATCTTGGCCGGTTCGACAGCAAAATGCTTGAACAGGGCATTCAATACTTGCTGCTTATTCATGTTTTCTTGCAATTTGACAGCATCCAGAAGCTGCTGGATAAATTGTGCCGCTTCGCTCCCGGTTAAGTGGTTTTCCTGATCCTGGCCGCGGTTAATTTCCACCTTGGACTCGACCTTCGCTTGTTCCCGTTCGAGCTCAATTTCAATCTTTAGGCCATTGCCTGACATTTTAATTTTTAAGTCTTTCAGCTGATCGAGCTTGATCGGTCCTTCACTTGAAGGCGGTTGAGCAGTCGCAGGCTTAGGCGTCGCTACAGCCTTTGGAGGGATAACGTATGTATCGCTTGCTTTAGTCGGTTTGTCCTCTGTTGTTGCGGACGAATCATGATCCGCGTAAGCGACGAATCCATAAGAAAGTATGATAGAGCATAGTGCACCGATTAGCATATAGGCAATTTTCTTCTTCAAAAATGGACCTCCTCAAATTTGCATGGTTGTTTTTTTGGTTCGTGGCAGCCATTATATGAATTCGTAGTAAGTCTGTTTTTTAGTCCGTACAAGGTTTTAATTCGACTCATAAGGAGGTTGACCATGAACAAGATTCATGA encodes:
- a CDS encoding trans-aconitate 2-methyltransferase encodes the protein MNSIHVWQTELYDKKMDYVSEFGKDVVEVLSPKKGERIFDLGCGTGDLAYQISIAGATVTGMDLSSQMIDTAKKKYPEINFYVGDAESFKLDQQVDAVFSNAALHWMKEPKLVIKCVWDALKTGGRFVAEFGGQGNVEKVIKATSQVLDRDCGIDASSLNPWYFPSLAQYSTLLEQQGFRVTYAVHFSRPTKMTDGENGLNIWLMGSADDFFKGLSIHEKKKAINKIAAEASKELFKDGAWYIDYKRLRVMAIKI
- a CDS encoding class I SAM-dependent methyltransferase, producing the protein MDKNSVYKINSYYWDTKGNDFLRAIVLPFYGAFVSEEKCQLFGDVSGKKMLEIGCGNGQSLQYQGERKASELWAVDISEKQIEKATQHLKACGLSANLICSPMEEECGIPVDYFDFVYSIYAIGWTTDLEGTFCRIASYLKKDGVFIFSWSHPIHKCVVTEDNRLAFKKNYFDESWYSVSLDEGELTLSDRKLSTYVNALAKAGFVIEQMIEQSDDEIMQSRDDNSDFAKKAKMLPVTFVVKARKL
- a CDS encoding YusW family protein, producing MKKKIAYMLIGALCSIILSYGFVAYADHDSSATTEDKPTKASDTYVIPPKAVATPKPATAQPPSSEGPIKLDQLKDLKIKMSGNGLKIEIELEREQAKVESKVEINRGQDQENHLTGSEAAQFIQQLLDAVKLQENMNKQQVLNALFKHFAVEPAKMEIKIEIKLTNRHEVLKYEQEKDDDDVNANVQNVQKDQDDQKEQLANKEQLTQKEQKKALIAKKKALQEAWQKAHKEQHAKQKQEKKFARGDRDDDHHDGKQEDEDDNDVHDGGHGQHENHGHENHGNEDED